A segment of the Bacillota bacterium genome:
GCGGACTCACGTCCCCATATTCCAGTTTGTGGAAGGCAGCACGCAACCGGTCGGCTAGATCAAGGGTGAACCTGCCCTTCTCCACTCCCAGCCGCGCGCCCGGACCCACTCCCAACACCCGGAGGCCGCCCACAAGAGTGGCCAGGGGATCTTCACCGTCTCGCCAGGCGAGAATCTGCCGGGACTGAAGGAACTCCAGCGCCCTGTCACGCTCGAAATCCGGCACCACTACGAGCAGTTTCTCGTCCGCTGCCACCAGCACCGCCGCTAACCGCTCGTGAGGTGTAAGGCTCAACCCGGTAAGGTAGAACATGTTGGCGGGCGACACGACTATCGCGGCGGCGATTCCCCGCTCCCGCAGATACCGCCCGCAAGTTCCTATCCGCACGGCTCTGTCAGGTCCACCCACTGCGCCCTGTTCCCCCTCTCG
Coding sequences within it:
- a CDS encoding Xaa-Pro peptidase family protein; the protein is MRIGTCGRYLRERGIAAAIVVSPANMFYLTGLSLTPHERLAAVLVAADEKLLVVVPDFERDRALEFLQSRQILAWRDGEDPLATLVGGLRVLGVGPGARLGVEKGRFTLDLADRLRAAFHKLEYGDVSPLFVRMRARKSEEEIACIREACRITVAAIGEVLSFIRPGATELEVAARLDLLLASAGSSGSAFRTTVLSGVRSASPHATSSSKEISRGEVVVIDVGGTYCGYCADVTRTVVVGP